The sequence below is a genomic window from Deltaproteobacteria bacterium GWC2_55_46.
GGAACGAGATACTGAGGCGGTCTGGAGGAAAGGGCTACTGCCCGATAAGCCAGCTTGTAAAATCGGCTATGGGCAAGGGGCTTAAGGCCCACGTGGAGCTTACAGGAAGCGAGAAGCCGGGCCCCGTCGGCGAATGCTATCTGAAATACAAGGTAGAATAAAAAACAGGTCTTTATGAAATCTGAAAACCCCCTCCAAAATGGAAGGGGTTTTTTATTTTTGTCCTTCGCTCTCTCATCTGTCCGGCCCCCTTCTGGCCTTTGAGATCGCGCCAGGCAGGAGCGCCGGCAGGTCTATATCCTCCCTTACCCTCATGATGAAATAATCTTCCCCGGCATCAAGACAGAACGCGAAAGGCAACGGGTTCCGGATACTCGCGTAAAAGCTCGATCCCGCGGAAGGGTGCATGGTAGAAGCACCGGACATCAGCGGGAGGCTGAGCTTATCGGCCAGAGAAAGCCTCTCCAGCGGAAGGACCAGATCGTAATTATTAAGGGGGATGACGACAAGGTCCCCTCTCTTCAGTACCGTACTCCTCCAATCGATGACCCGCCCGCCCCATGCCTCGACATAGTACTGGAGCCCCCAATGGCCCTGAAACCAGAGGGCGCTGGCAGAATTCTGCTGCGAGTACCTGGTGAGCAAAGTCCGCGCGGCCTCCCTCGCTGAATTGGCGAGACTAAAGTCTGCCGCCGAGACGAGGAGCGCGACGAGAAAGGCCGGGAGAAGCGGCAAAAGACGCCAGCTTGAAAAACCTGCGCGACGAGCGCCTGTGGCCCGCGCTATCAATATGCCGAATGCTGGCGCCATCGGCAGCAACGTTCTGCCGTTTGTGGTCCAGTTCACAAAGCCGGAAAAGACGAATGTCCCCGCAACCCACAAAAAGAGCAGCACCGCTTTAGGGTCACGCTCCCGGAGGAGGTCTGAGACCGCTATAGCCAGAAGACCGCCCCCGGCGGCGGAGAAGACTATGGCATGGGCCATAAACGCCCAATCGAGCCCCCCTTCACGATAGACTCGCATACCGCCGACGCCGCCGCTTAGAAGCAATACGATGAGCGCAACTGAAGCGAATAGAATAACAGCCGCGTATACCTTGAAATTCCTGATAAATGGAAGAAAGAAAAGGACCGGAAGAAAAGAGCCGCCTGCAAAAAGGAGTCCGGTAAACCCCTTTTCAGCCGCGCCGGTCGCAAGGAGGCCCTTTATCATCGAGGAGTAGGCAGCAGCCTTGGAAAAAAGCCCCCTTCCATACATCTCGGCGGTTGCGGCCTCAAAACCTAAGAGCATGAGCGCCGGAAAAAGGAGCCAGAGAAGGTGGCCGGGCCTGCGTTTCATCAAAGAATACGCCGCCAGGAGTGGAAAAAGGCTCACGGCGTTGTACTTGGTCAATATGCCAAGGCCCGCTAGAGTCGCCGCGATGGCAAGCCGTCTGTGGTCGCCCTTATCAGTGCCGGACACCCAGGTCTCTATCGACCATACCCAGAAGGCGACCATAAGCACGTCGCTCATCACGGTGCTGGCGGAGACAGCGAACACAGGGGTCGCTATCGCAACAAGAGATGCCAACAGAGGGCTGGCGGTAAACCTTCTCGCCAGCGCCAGTGTGCCGAAAGCCGCCGCAAGGGCAGGGATCAAAAAGGCGATATGCAGTCCGTATTCGCCAAAGCCGGCGACCGTTGACGCGGCCGCGATGAAATAAGAGACCCCCGGCGGGTTCTGCATCACCTCTGCCATCGGCGCCATATACCCTTCCCAGTTCACCTGGAAGCCGTAGAAGTCCGCCGGGGAATCGAGTATCTGCCTGGCGGCCCAGATGTACATCGGGTCGTCTATATGGAACGCCTTGCCCGCGAACGGGGCCAGAAGCAGGAGTACCGCCGCTGTCAGGACCGCGGCCTGAGCTATTCTCGAAGCCTGAATATTCATAGGAAAATGGAAGGACCCGATGATTTTATTCCAAAAAGGGGCGGTTATCAACGCCCTTTTTAAAAGCGTCACTCTTGAGGTGCGGTTATTTGACTTGCCGCCGTTTTGGGAATAAAATGAAAATAAAAATCAATATCAACAAAACCACCAAGGAGGTAGACCGCGATGAAATACCTGATAGAGTCCCACCATACAAAGGAAGAGTGCCTGAGAGAGCTGGATGAGGTCCTCGCGAAGGGCAAGGACACCCTCAACAAGTTCTACTGGGGCTGCGGCAAGGGCGACCACACTGGATACGCCATAGTGGACGCCAGGACCGAAAATGAGGTCAGGGACCTGATCCCGGAGTTCGCGCAGAGGAAGGCTAAGATAATCGAGCTTAGCCAGTTCTCCCCCGACCAGATAAAGTCGCTGCACTAGGGGGCTTCCTTTGCGAATGGCAGCGAAACATAAAAAGGCCGGGATAAAAGACATCCCGGCCTTTTTTTACATCAGGAAAGATCAAGGAGGGATTCAATGGAAAGGGAACAGATGGAGAAAGACAACCTCAACACCTTCGACGACCTTGATTTCAACGTCTTTTCAGGGCAGAAGTGGAACCAGCTCAATAAAAGCCATGACAAGGAGATCATCGTCCACTGGCCGGACGGCCGCACGACCATGGGGATCGGCGTGCACACCGAAGACCTTAAGATGATGTTCGTCTACGCGCCCGATACGAGGATCAAGGAACACCCGATCAAGATCGCTGAAGGCGAGTGGACGGCTGTAATGGGAATAATGGAGGGGACGTTCACAAAACCTATGGCAACAGTAGGCGGGGAGACGATCCTCCCGACCGGCAGGCATTTCAAGCTGCCGATGGCTACTATCGGACGCTGGAAGGATGGCGTGATGGTAGAGGAGTGGCTCTTCTGGGATAACCAGGCCTTCATGAAACAGATAGGCCTGCGCCATTAGCTCGTCTACAAAATAGCAGCCTCTTTCTCCTGGCACATATCTTTATAACTCTCGGAGAGGGGACGCGGTATAGCCTTTATTACCCACCCGGCTTCCCTATAAATGAGAGTGTTTTTTCAGTCATACCCCCTCACACCTGAATCGTTCCCGACGCTTCGTCTCAGTCCTGATACTGAAAATAATCATCTTTTTACCTCCTCGCCACCAGCCTTAAACCTGACCTGACCGGCGAGTTACGAAAAAAGCGATACTTAAAGGAAACGTAGATTCGTGGTAAAATATATATACATAAATCCAGTAGTTATGGACGCTTAAAATTAGAAATTTAAAACCAGTCATATGAAAAAAAAGGACATACCTGAAAGATCAGGTTCGAGTATAAAGGGCATCATGTCCAGGCTTTTTGCTATCTCCCCCGAAAGGCGCGAGCGTATCAGGAAGGCGGAAGATGATCATTCGCACCTGCGCTTCCTTGAAAATCTCGAGAGAGTCGACAGGGCCATCCGGAAGGCTGAGGACCTGGAGATGATGATGACCGACGTCCTTGAAGAGGTCCTGTCCATATTCGGGAGCAACCGCGCCTTCCTCTTCTACCCATGCGACCCGGACGCCGCCGAATTTAGCGTACCCATGGAGCGCACCAGCAAGGAGTACCCGGGGGCCTTCGCCAGAGGCGGTACGTTGCCGATACTGAAGGAGGTCGCCGACATTTTGCGAGTACTGCTCGCTTCCAGCGGCCCGGTGGCGTATGACCCCAGGTCAGGGCGCGCACTGCCCCAACAGACCGCCAGCCTCTTTAACATCCGCTCGATGCTCCTCACGGCCATCTACCCGAAGCTCGGCAGCCCATGGGTCTTCGGCATGCACCAGTGCTCGCACACGCGCGACTGGACCGACGAGGAGGTGAGGCTCTACCAGGAGATCGGCCGCAGGGTCGCGGACAGCCTTAACAGTCTCCTCCTTTTGCGGGACTTGAAGGAGAGCCAGGAGAAGTTCCGCCAGCTCTCTGAAAACGTCGACGAGGTCTTCTGGATCACCTCTCCCGACTCCTCCGAGGTCGTCTACTGCAGCCCGGCATACGAGAAGGTCTTCGGCCTTTCCCGCGAGGGCCTCTACAAACGGCTGGGATCTTTCATCGATTTGATACACCCGGAAGACCGGGGGCGTGTCCTCGCCGCCCTTCCCGGGCAAGCCCTCGGCGCCTTTGACGAGGAATACAGGGTCGTCCGCCCTGACGGCGAAGTCCGCTGGGTGCGCACGCACGCCTTCCCAGTAAAGGACGCATCGGGCGAGGTCGTCCGGATAGCTGGCATTACTTCCGATATCACCGGGCGCAAGGCCGCGGAAGAAGAGCTTGTAAAGTCGGAGAGGAAATACAGGGCCCTTTTTGAGGAATCGAAGGACGCCATCATAATAAGGGGCCCAAACGGGAGTATCCTCGACGTCAACACCTCCGGGGTCGAGCTATTCGGTTATTCCTCTAAAGAAGAGCTTATGAAGGTCAGTTTCGAGGAACTCTGCCAGGACAGGGACGAGGTACGGAGGTTTAACGAGGAGATAAGGGGCAGGGGATATGTGAAGGACTTCGAATGGCGCCTCGTGAGAAAAGACGGGCAGGTTATCATCGCGAACGCGACCGTGAACGCCGTCCGCGACGAAAAAGGCGAGATCATGGTGTACAGGGGGATACTCCGCGACGTAACTGAGAGAAAAAAGCTCGAGCAGCAGCTTTTGCAGGCCCAGAAGATGGAGGCGATCGGGCAGCTCTCAGGCGGCATCGCGCACGACATCAACAATATCCTTTCCACGATAACCGGGGCCGGCGAGCTTCTTCTGTCGAACCTGCGGGAAGACGACCCGGCGAGGGTGTTTGTGGAGAACATCATGACCTCCGCGATAAAGGGGGGAAAGCTTACGCAGAACCTCCTGACCTTCAGCCGCATGCAGCCGATAGACCTGAAGCCAACAAAGCTCAACGACCTCATAGCCAACTTCCAGAAGTTCCTCTCGCAGCTCATCGGGGAGGATATAGAGCTAAAGACAGCCCTCACGGGGGACGGGCCTGTCGTGAGAGCCGACAGGAGCCAGATCGAACAGGTCCTCATGAACCTCGCCATGAACTCGCGCCTTGCCATGCCAGGCGGAGGGGTCTTGACCATAACGACAGAGCTTGCGGCCATTGACGATAAATTCGTAGGGCTCTATGGTTACGGGAAGCCCGGAAGATACGCCATGGTGCGCATCTCCGATACCGGCGTGGGGATTCCGCGGGAGACGATGAAAAGGATATTCGAGCCGTTCTTCACTACCAGGGAGGTCGGCAAAGGCTCCGGACTCGGCCTTTCGATAGTATACGGGATAATAAAGCAGCACAACGGCTACATAAACGTTTACAGCGAACCAGGGGAAGGCACAGAGTTCAGGATATACCTGCCTTTGACCGAGCAGGCGGTGGAGGAAATCGGGCCCGAGGTGCAGGAGCATCCTGCAAGAGGCTCTGAGAAGGTACTGCTGGCTGAAGACGATTCAAGCATCAGGGGCCTCCTCCGGCTCACCCTTGAAAAGTATGGGTACATCGTCGTCGAAGCGGCTGACGGCGATGAAGCGATCAGGAAGTTCGGGGAGAACAAGGGGATCCGGCTGCTGATAACCGATGTGGTCATGCCCAGAAAAAACGGCTTTGAGGTATACCGGGAGCTTCTCAAGACAGACCCTCTGCTTAAGGCCGTCTTCATGAGCGGTTACGCTGAGGGCCATATCAGGGAAAAGGGCGTACGCGGAGGCGAGTTCGAATTTATCTCGAAACCACTCCTGCCCACAGACCTGCTGAGAAAGGTACGAACAGTACTTGATAGAGAAAAGAAGCTCAGGAATTCAATTTAACAGGTTGCTGGAAAAAACAGATTTTGTGCAGGCTGCTCAATAAGCTCCATATGCGAGGCTATTCGCGCCGTTTGACTAACGAGACGTACTTTTGGTGTACGCCGCAGACGAGCTTCTGAAGCCAACTATGCTGGATTGACTCATTTCATGCCTGGGGCCAATAAAAAATCCGCCAGAATTTCTTCTGGCGGATTTTTATTTTAAATCCCGCGGCGTCCTACTCTCCCACGCAGTTGCCCACGTAGTACCATCGGCCCTGAGGAGCTTAACTGCCGTGTTCGGGATGGGAACGGGTGTGACCTCCTCGGTATGGCCACGGGAAAGCGTCTTTCAGCTTTCAAGTAAATCGAATAGGGTAATCGAATCAAAACGCCTGGAATCAATAACCAAAGCACACAAGTAAATTGGTCAAGCCTCACGGTCGATTAGTACCGGTTAGCTTAACGCCTTGCGGCGCTTACACACCCGGCCTATCAAACTTGTAGTCTCCAAGTGACCTTTAGGAGCCTTACGGCCCGGGAGATCTTATCTTGGGAGGGGCTTCCCACTTAGATGCTTTCAGCGGTTATCCCTTCGGGACACAGCTAACCAGCGTTGCCCTTGGCAGAACAACTGGAATACTGGAGGTCCCGCCATCCCGGTCCTCTCGTACTAAGGACAGCTTCCCTCAAATCTCCTGCGCCCACATCAGATAGGGACCGAACTGTCTCACGACGTTCTGAACCCAGCTCACGTACCGCTATTGATCGGCGAACAGCCGAACCCTTGGGACCTGCTCCAGCCCCAGGATGCGATGAGCCGACATCGAGGTGCCAAACCGGGCCGTCGATGTGAACTCTTGGGCCCGATCAGCCTGTTATCCCCGGCGTACCTTTTATCCGTTGAGCGATGGCCCTTCCACGCGGGACCACCGGATCACTAAGACCTGCTTTCGCATCTGCTTGACTTGTAGGTCTTGCAGTTAAGCTCCCTTATGCCTTTGCACTCGCCGGCTGGTTTCCAATCAGCCTGAGGGAACCTTCGCGCGCCTCCGTTACGATTTGGGAGGCGACCGCCCCAGTCAAACTACCCGCCTGGCACTGTCCCTGGCCCGGATGACGGACCAAGGTTAGAACATCAGAATAATCAGGGTGGTATTTCAACGTCGGCTCCCCGAAAGCTAGCGCCTCCGGTTCATAGCCTCCCACCTATCCTACACAAACTATT
It includes:
- a CDS encoding polyketide cyclase, which codes for MEREQMEKDNLNTFDDLDFNVFSGQKWNQLNKSHDKEIIVHWPDGRTTMGIGVHTEDLKMMFVYAPDTRIKEHPIKIAEGEWTAVMGIMEGTFTKPMATVGGETILPTGRHFKLPMATIGRWKDGVMVEEWLFWDNQAFMKQIGLRH